A single genomic interval of Noviherbaspirillum cavernae harbors:
- a CDS encoding beta-ketoacyl-[acyl-carrier-protein] synthase family protein, whose product MKPLILSHFTAASCIGHGLSDTLEALRQRKSGLKHCDFDTVELDTWIGEVAGVDEVAIRADLQAHDCRNNRLLQLALEQDGFADAVRAAIAKYGRQRVGVFLGTSTSGILQTELAYRRRDSATGELPADFIYGTTHNTFSAADFAWRYFGLSGPAVAVSSACSSSAKVFGSARRMIEAGLIDAAVVGGIDSLCLTTLYGFNSLGLTSPQPCRPYDAARDGISIGEAAAVILLECAPGSMDADAVLLLGVGESSDAYHMSSPHPEGLGAKIAMQHALAMAKLAPEQIDYINLHGTATPSNDASEGKAVADLFGTATPCSSTKGATGHTLGAAGGIEAVFCALALQHGLMPGGVNTAHLDPALPLDYLLDNRAQPMRHVLSNSFGFGGTNCSLVLGRAA is encoded by the coding sequence TTGAAACCCCTCATCCTCTCGCATTTCACCGCCGCCAGCTGCATCGGCCACGGGCTTTCCGACACCCTGGAAGCCCTGCGCCAGCGCAAGAGCGGCCTGAAGCATTGCGATTTCGACACGGTCGAGCTCGACACCTGGATCGGCGAAGTCGCGGGCGTGGATGAGGTCGCGATCCGCGCCGACTTGCAGGCCCATGATTGCCGCAACAACCGCCTGTTGCAGCTCGCGCTGGAGCAGGATGGCTTCGCCGATGCGGTGCGCGCGGCGATTGCGAAATACGGCCGCCAGCGCGTCGGCGTATTTCTCGGCACCAGCACCTCGGGCATTCTGCAGACCGAACTGGCCTACCGGCGACGCGACAGCGCCACCGGCGAGCTGCCCGCCGACTTCATCTACGGCACCACGCACAACACCTTTTCCGCCGCCGATTTCGCTTGGCGCTACTTCGGCCTGAGCGGACCGGCGGTCGCGGTGTCGTCCGCCTGTTCGTCCAGCGCCAAGGTGTTCGGCTCGGCGCGCCGCATGATCGAGGCGGGTCTGATCGATGCAGCAGTCGTCGGCGGCATCGATTCGCTGTGCCTCACCACCCTGTACGGATTCAATTCGCTCGGCCTGACCTCGCCGCAGCCGTGCCGCCCCTACGATGCCGCGCGCGACGGCATTTCCATCGGCGAAGCGGCGGCGGTGATCCTGCTGGAATGCGCGCCGGGCAGCATGGACGCCGATGCGGTGCTGCTGCTCGGTGTCGGCGAGTCGAGCGACGCCTACCACATGTCCTCGCCGCATCCGGAAGGCCTGGGCGCGAAGATCGCCATGCAGCATGCGCTGGCGATGGCGAAGCTCGCGCCGGAGCAGATCGATTACATCAACCTGCACGGCACCGCCACGCCGAGCAACGATGCCTCGGAAGGCAAGGCCGTCGCCGATCTGTTCGGCACGGCGACGCCTTGCAGTTCCACCAAGGGCGCGACCGGGCACACGCTGGGCGCGGCGGGCGGTATCGAAGCCGTGTTTTGCGCGCTGGCCTTGCAGCATGGCTTGATGCCGGGCGGCGTCAACACCGCGCATCTCGATCCGGCATTGCCGCTCGATTATCTGCTGGACAATCGCGCGCAACCCATGCGTCACGTTCTCAGCAATTCCTTCGGCTTCGGCGGCACCAATTGCAGCCTCGTCCTCGGCCGCGCCGCCTGA
- a CDS encoding beta-ketoacyl synthase chain length factor, which yields MNTLTAYIDGIGLVGPGFTDWPSSHAALTGQTAYESRKTVLPAPASLPPAERRRCGPIVKASLAVGHEATAAAGLDPAVLPTVFSASGGDGSNCHEICEMLASDDRLISPTRFHNSVHNAAAGYWSIATGAMATSSVLCAFDASFGAGLLEAVTQTVVDNTHTLLIACDTTYPEPLRKTRPIPDDFGVGLALAPQRSASSLVKISIALTAAPADRLDDTALEQLRTAIPAARSLPLLRAIARRETATLVLDYLGDTRLQVEIAPC from the coding sequence ATGAACACACTCACCGCTTACATCGATGGCATCGGCCTCGTCGGCCCCGGATTCACCGACTGGCCGTCCAGCCATGCCGCGCTGACCGGACAAACCGCGTACGAATCGCGCAAGACCGTATTGCCGGCCCCGGCCTCCCTGCCACCGGCCGAGCGGCGGCGCTGCGGCCCCATCGTCAAGGCCTCGCTTGCGGTCGGCCATGAAGCAACCGCGGCCGCCGGGCTCGATCCCGCCGTGTTGCCGACCGTGTTTTCCGCCTCCGGCGGCGACGGCAGCAACTGCCATGAAATCTGCGAGATGCTGGCCTCCGACGATCGCCTGATCTCGCCGACGCGCTTTCACAATTCCGTGCACAACGCCGCCGCCGGCTACTGGAGCATCGCCACCGGCGCGATGGCAACCTCCTCGGTGCTGTGCGCGTTCGACGCCAGCTTCGGCGCGGGCCTGCTGGAAGCCGTGACGCAGACCGTGGTGGACAACACGCATACGCTATTGATCGCCTGCGACACCACCTATCCCGAACCCTTGCGCAAGACACGTCCGATTCCCGATGATTTCGGCGTCGGCCTCGCCCTTGCACCGCAACGCAGCGCAAGCTCGCTCGTCAAGATCAGCATTGCGCTGACTGCCGCGCCCGCCGATCGCCTGGACGACACGGCGCTGGAACAATTGCGCACCGCGATTCCCGCCGCGCGCAGCCTGCCGCTGCTGCGCGCCATCGCGCGACGCGAAACCGCGACGCTGGTGCTCGACTATCTCGGCGACACCCGTCTGCAGGTGGAAATCGCGCCATGCTGA